The following are encoded in a window of Candidatus Methylomirabilota bacterium genomic DNA:
- a CDS encoding GTP-binding protein, which translates to MEAQYPLEKTRNIGIMAHIDAGKTTTTERVLYYTGRSYKIGEVHEGTATMDWMVQEQERGITITSAATTCFWKDCRINIIDTPGHVDFTMEVERSLRVLDGALAILDAVSGVEPQTETVWRQADKYRVPRIVYVNKMDRIGADFYRCLAMLKDRLGAHPVPIQVPIGREDGFRGVVDLIEQRAYVWEDSEDLGGTFSTTDVPADMADLVKEYREKMIEGLAEVDDHLMEKYLGGEAEKISPAELKAAVRAGTISMKLFAVICGASFKNKGVQPMLDAVVDYLPSPLDIPAIKGVNPDNGQTETREADPRAPFSALAFKIMNDQHVGQLTFVRVYSGTLAAGTGVYNSTREKKERIGRLLRMHANKREDIKEVTCGNIAAAAGLRVTATGDTLCDEKAP; encoded by the coding sequence GTGGAAGCGCAGTACCCTCTGGAAAAGACCCGGAACATCGGCATCATGGCGCACATCGATGCCGGGAAGACCACGACCACCGAGCGGGTCCTCTACTACACCGGCCGGTCCTACAAGATCGGCGAGGTGCACGAGGGTACCGCCACGATGGACTGGATGGTCCAGGAGCAGGAGCGCGGCATCACCATCACGTCCGCGGCCACCACCTGCTTCTGGAAGGACTGCCGCATCAACATCATCGACACGCCCGGCCACGTGGACTTCACGATGGAGGTCGAGCGGTCGCTGCGGGTGCTGGACGGCGCCCTCGCCATCCTGGATGCGGTGTCCGGGGTGGAGCCGCAGACCGAGACGGTCTGGCGGCAGGCCGACAAGTACCGGGTGCCGCGCATCGTCTACGTCAACAAGATGGACCGTATCGGCGCCGACTTCTATCGCTGCCTCGCCATGCTGAAGGACCGGCTGGGGGCGCATCCGGTGCCGATCCAGGTGCCGATCGGCCGCGAAGACGGCTTCCGCGGGGTGGTGGACCTGATCGAGCAGCGGGCCTACGTGTGGGAAGACTCGGAGGACCTGGGCGGCACGTTCTCCACCACCGACGTCCCCGCCGACATGGCGGACCTGGTCAAGGAGTATCGCGAGAAGATGATCGAGGGCCTCGCCGAGGTCGACGATCATCTCATGGAGAAGTACCTCGGCGGCGAGGCCGAGAAGATCTCGCCCGCGGAGCTGAAGGCGGCGGTCCGCGCGGGAACCATCTCGATGAAGCTGTTCGCGGTGATCTGCGGGGCGTCGTTCAAGAACAAGGGCGTCCAGCCGATGCTCGACGCGGTGGTGGACTACCTGCCGTCGCCGCTGGACATCCCGGCGATCAAGGGCGTCAATCCCGACAACGGGCAGACCGAGACTCGCGAGGCCGATCCCAGGGCTCCGTTCTCCGCGCTCGCGTTCAAGATCATGAACGACCAGCACGTGGGCCAGCTCACCTTCGTGCGCGTGTACTCGGGCACCCTCGCCGCGGGCACCGGGGTCTACAACTCCACCCGGGAGAAGAAGGAGCGCATCGGGCGCCTGCTGCGGATGCACGCCAACAAGCGCGAGGACATCAAAGAGGTCACCTGCGGCAACATCGCCGCGGCCGCCGGCCTGCGCGTGACCGCCACCGGTGACACGCTGTGCGACGAGAAGGCGCCA
- the rpsG gene encoding 30S ribosomal protein S7 yields the protein MRRAGASRREILPDPKHGSRLVAKFVNMMMYGGKKSTAEQIMYGALQAMEDRARQDSLKLFKSAVDNCKPAVEVKSRRVGGSTYQVPVEVRPDRRTALSMRWLIGAARRRSERSMADKLAGELLDAANNRGTAVKKREDTHKMAEANKAFAHYRW from the coding sequence GTGCGGCGGGCGGGTGCGTCGCGACGCGAGATCTTGCCGGATCCCAAGCACGGGAGCCGGCTGGTGGCGAAGTTCGTGAACATGATGATGTACGGGGGCAAGAAGAGCACGGCGGAGCAAATCATGTACGGGGCCCTGCAGGCGATGGAGGACCGCGCCCGCCAGGACTCGCTCAAGCTCTTCAAGAGCGCGGTGGACAACTGCAAGCCGGCCGTCGAGGTCAAGTCGCGGCGGGTCGGCGGCTCCACCTACCAGGTCCCGGTCGAGGTGCGGCCGGACCGGCGGACCGCCCTCAGCATGCGCTGGCTGATCGGAGCGGCCCGGCGGCGCTCGGAGCGCAGCATGGCCGACAAGCTGGCCGGCGAGCTGCTCGACGCGGCGAACAACCGCGGCACCGCGGTGAAGAAGCGAGAAGACACTCACAAGATGGCGGAGGCCAACAAGGCGTTCGCGCATTATCGCTGGTAG
- the rpsL gene encoding 30S ribosomal protein S12, whose amino-acid sequence MPTINQLVRQGREAVRKKSKTPAMEACPQKRGVCIRVYTTTPKKPNSALRKVARVRLTNGLEVTSYIPGVGHNLQEHSIVLIRGGRVKDLPGIRYHIIRGSLDTAGVAGRKQSRSKYGAKQPKGGGG is encoded by the coding sequence ATGCCGACGATCAATCAGCTGGTGCGGCAGGGGCGCGAGGCGGTGCGGAAGAAGTCGAAGACGCCCGCGATGGAGGCCTGCCCGCAGAAGCGCGGGGTGTGCATCCGTGTCTACACCACCACCCCGAAGAAGCCGAACTCGGCGCTGCGGAAGGTGGCGCGCGTGCGGCTGACCAACGGGCTCGAGGTGACCTCCTACATCCCCGGAGTAGGCCACAACCTGCAAGAACACTCGATCGTGCTGATCCGCGGCGGCCGTGTGAAGGACCTGCCCGGCATCCGCTATCACATCATCCGCGGCTCGCTGGACACCGCGGGCGTGGCGGGACGCAAGCAGAGCCGCTCCAAGTACGGGGCCAAGCAGCCGAAGGGCGGCGGGGGCTAG